The DNA sequence CACTATAACACATACACCATGGAATTTTGGAAGGTGGGTCCACCTTAGACTGTCTCTGGTTGGTTGgttctgttttggggaggggatgggggaaggtggtatttttttaaaatttgcaacaGCTAAAAGGCCCTGTTTGTAATATAGTAACAAAGCTGTCTTGTGGCATGGACTCAAGTTTTGGCGGGTGTAGTGACACACCCTGAAGCCAAGTCACTGCTCTGTTTCTTGTCACAAGGTAAGGAAAATGCCACCTGTTTGAATTTTCAATCACTGAGCTTCACTTCATATTGTCTGTTTGACTTCCTTCTATCAAATTCATTACCTCTAGGGCCCATAGCCTCTTGTGCCCTAAACTATTAGAAAGAAACCCAGAATATTTAAACCTGCATTTGCTACAATTCCAAAGTTCATCAGGTTTAGATGTAAGCGCAGACCACAACCTTTTATGTCTCCAGTAATATTTCCTTATAAACCATGCACcacatttaaaatgaatataattagtACTGTACAGAGTGTGTATTGCTTTTTCCCCGATcattacaaatatttcttaaaatggaaagttGATATAATGCAAACTATTAATTTCTTTTGCCAATTCTATGTGAATTTACCAAGAAATGGATGTTTTATCaggttttaaaaagtatttccaGATTCTTGAGTGTCTTgtgggtggggaggtaggggtgTCGTACTCTAAATTTTAGTTAAAGCCAGCAAGAGTTATTTGCTATTTCCATGTCCAAAGCCAGCAAGAGTTATTTGCTATTTCCATGTCCATTTTGGACAGTGCAGTGAAGTTAATGGTGGCTGGAGAGCTGTCACCTTAGTATGCAAATTAGGTGTTTAATCATTTATGTGAGGAAGGGAGCCATTACTTGAGTCCTTTAGTTCTTTGATAGGTACTTAGAACTACCAAAGGACTATATAAAGTTCAGTGAAATTATCTTACTAGTTAAGGAGTTGAGAACTCAACTTTTTCATTACTAAGTAAAGCCAAACCATCACCTGAGATGTCTTCAAGAAATACATACGTAAACTTATAGTATTCCTTTCActcatagagaaaaaaaataaatccaagctATATAAATAAACACAGGTACTGAGTAAATTGTTTTCCCTCCACCCCCTTTAATCAGTAGTAGTATCTAAAGGAAAGTTGCATGCTTTGTCTAATCCAGGGTGAAATAATAGAATGAAATAAAGTCCCTGGCCCAAAAAGCTAATTCGTTATCTTTGGAAGTATCTTTTTTAAGTAGTAGAGCATGCTCTTGGTATGTCAGCAAATAAAAACTTAAGTACTTCCTGGGTTCCACTGTAAATACATTAGGGAAAACTGCCATCCATATAGAGCCATATTTTCATTAGGTTAGGTGTTATTACGGTTAAAAATTTGGATGAACCTTAATTTCTCATATTTTCCAAGACTAAGCAGTAAACACAGTCATTGGGTGAACTTCGAACAGCGGGTGCTGAATTCATGGctgaaagaaaacacaacaaTTGTTTAAAGCCTGTTCCTGGTTAGCTGGAGACATGGTTTTCTCTTACTAGTTTGTTAACAAATCAGTGGTGGCATCCATGGACTTTGCATTTACAATGCAATCAGTGCCTTATTTGCTTGGACTTAATTCAGACTGGACCATTTTAATATGAATACCTTGAATCAGGAGGGAACTAGTTTCAACTCCATGGTGTTATTAGTTAGGTACCCTGAAAAAGAAATTCAGGCTTGGGCAAATTTGTAAATACTATCTCCCTCTGGAGATAAACAGGCTGGATGTTTCACTTTTCTTCCCTTGTAACCAAaggcatttttaacattttagagAAGACTGCCAGACTCTCAGCTGCAATTGGTGAGTGAAGTAAAAGAatggtgggtgggagggaagggctCTGGCTCAGCTGTCCTGGGCAGCCTAGAAGAGGCCTCTTCCCTGTAAACTGGCCAGGTAACTggggcttccttccttcccctctccttcatcTTCGTATTCCCTTCCTGCctttattctttccctccttagCTCCACTTACTAAGAGGTAAGAACTTACACTAGTCCAtttgtcttctgtcttttcaATGATGACGGTCTGGGTGTCACTGCCAGGGGGGATGTATTCGTAGTCATCATAAAGGAGCCCCAGAATTGGATATTGTGTTCTGTatctagagaaaagaaaggggcaTTTTACAAACCAgtgttttgtgctttctttttttcccttacacAGCTTCTTTCCTTCTAAGACCAAGGCTTCATTTCATTTTGACTGTAACATCCCTGGTTCCTCATTCACCCCTGAAACACCTTTGCTTTGCTATATGGGTACTACTATTCTTGACCCACCAAATGATTATCAAATAATTGCATACAAGAGCACATTACAGATAATTAAGAGAATGTGATGGGGATTCCCAAAACGACTACTTTAAAGGTAATAAAGTTTAAGTAATGTCCACATGACACATTTCTGTTACGAACGCTGGAGAACTTGGAATTCTTTAAGAGCGAATTTGCTGTCACAAAAGCGGGACAGAAGGCGCCTCTGTAAAGAAAGCCAATAAAGACTAATGAAACCGAGCGCTTTTTACTCTACATTCATTAACAGGGTTGGGGAAAACCAAAGATGGAGAATCATTAGGAAGAGCATAGCCATGGAAGAAGTTACCGTAACATGAAAGCAGTTGAGTTTTGGAATATTAGGAAAACACATTACTTTTtagtggtggtgatagtggtcCTGCCAGTGCCTGAGGTCTGATTATGAGATGAATATTTTTCTTGCCTCAATTTGGAGAGTTCCTTGTAAATAAAAGAAGATTACAATCATGTAAAGAAAACCATACCCCATGTGTGTAAGTACCTCAAGGAAGTTGCCTGAGGAGAACTAGTTCTAGTTTGCAATCTAAAACAAGGTGGTCTGTGTTTTTCATAGCTAGCACCAGTTTAATGTAATCCCAACGCCATTTACCTGAAGTTTTTAGCGTTTAAAATTGCTCGTTAACCCTTGAAATCTGAGTCAAGAACCACAGGTACGTGATTCCAACTCCTATAAAAATACTGTTGAGTTCTATAGTTTTCTCTCAATCTATGGGAAGTACTTCTCTGTTAAAACTGTCTTCTTCTTTACCTCTGCCTGCCTCTTTAGAAGGCAATCCTTCTCTTCCAGCAAGTGGGTCAGTTCATGCAGCTTGAGCTGATAGTCACTGcaacttccttcccttcttgaGACATCCTTTTGGAACTGGTTCAGTTGTGCCTAAAGTTAAGGAAAAATGGGACAGCACAAGCTCAGTAGCAGTTGGGAAGCAAGAAGCACTCCCTCTCTGCCATACTGGACAGTCAGGAGGTGCATTACCCAGCGTCCAGCCTGTTTATGTAAACAGATAGTGCACTGCTGGGCCATAGTGTCTACAGAGGAGGTACCACCATTCATGGTGCCACTAAGAGCCAAGAACCCAGAGGGCAACTCAGTTCCCTAATGAGGTGTTTGACTAAGACGAGAACAAAGGGGCTCCTACTAAAAGTCTTCCATTTAAGTGTACCCTCAGCTTGCAGATTTCTCTGTCCTTCTCCATCCTCAGGTTCTTCACCATTTCCATGTAATGATTCCCAATCTCATCCATTTTTGCCTGCAGCACAGGACCTGTACAGGTCTCAGACACCTACATGGGACAAAATTACTCTGTAATTAGCATCATTCCTTTCTATAATAATTTAAGATGTTTATAAAGTCCTTTCCACATAACCCTTTCAGGATTTACTCTTACTGTttccattgtacaaatgaggaaagtgaggttcagaggTGAAAGAACAGGTCTGTTCTTTACTTTACCCCATACTTCCTCTACCCAACAAAAATTATAATACCTGTACTCTAAGATTTTTGTTCTCTTGTTCTAGATTTCTTTTAcagtattctaattcctttagtCGGTATTCCATATCTGACTGGCCATGTCGAAGAGAAAGAATGGTTTCCTCCAAGGTTCGACATTTCAAAGTGGAGTCTTGTAATCCTTgctataaggaaaaagaaaaaaacagatccGGGAGACAAATACATGACAAGTAGCCAAATCCTTATTATTCCATCAGTTGATGATTCCGTTGATTTAAAGGTTTTGCTAGGGCCAGTTATTTtaactgttcttgccactagctAGTTCAGAGTTGGCAGAGACCCCTTAAAAGTCTGTCCAATTTTaactcctcatttcacagataagactGACAGGCAGGATACTGACAAAATAGAGTAGTAATTCCTTGATGATCTAGTAGTTGTCTAATAATCTTTCTCACAATACATTTCTGGTTAGCCATAGGCCAGATGGACATGAAGAATGACCCTGGCCCATGCCCTAAGTCCCAACCAAAATGTGGGAAGGTTAAACTCCTTCctctctgaccttgggcaagtcaatgatAAATGCTTTACTAATACTATTTTATAGTATTAGTATAATTGAACCCTCAGTtcaaccctgggaaggaggtgctattagtgattatcccattttactgatagggaaactgagtcaggcattaaatgacttggccagggtcatcaTCATGCAGGCTAAGGtgaaatttaaattcaggtcttcctaattccaaatcaaGAACTCTCTATCACCAAACTGGACTTAACCTTCTCAGGCCTTAGTGGGACTGTGAAATTCTATGTTCTGGTTATCATACTGTGCCGAGGACAAGAGGCAGAAGGAGCCCAGGAGAGATGTCAAGTTTGGATATTATCTAGAACTCAAGTTATGTAGTCCCTGTCCCTAGGGTCAGAGTTCATTGAGGGCTGCTGGCATTATATATCTGAAATGAATAAGGGGCTTGATTGCCCCAAATAGCTTCCACTTAACTGCAAATAATTGAATTTTGATTAGAACAAGTTGTTCCTAGATTTCAGCTTTGCTTAAAAAAAGGATGTGTGTGCCAGTAACTACATGTAGCAAAAGGTGTCATCAGGAGCTTTGGCCTACCTGCTGTTGGCGGTTATTGGCTCTCACTGATGCCAAGAGCGCTTCGTACTCCTTTATCTGAGTCTCTTTGAATGCCAAGTCTTTCTCAAGTCTTATCTTGTCATTTTCCAGTGACTGAAAAGAAGGTATTTGTTATGATCTCAAATGACAGAAATTTGTTGATGGTCACAGAAATAATACTTTAAAGATCGAAAGAAACTGATTCACTTGTACTTTAAACAGATTTTTCAAAAGTCATGTTACTGAATGTGAAAAACTGCATATCACACGATTTGGATAAATGACGAAGTtcaataaaagaacaaaatattttagtggtttcctcttccctcccccaactgACACATGTAAAGATTTCATATTAATGATTCCTCACAGGTGGTGAATTTTCAAATTATATGTGTCTTTACCCCTCAACAATCACATCCAAAGTCTTCCAGAAAGTACTAGCTATAGAAAAAGCATAATATAAAAGATTGAGTTATTTAAAAAGGctttcaaaatataataaaagtactggggataaaaatacaataaataaaataatccttaCTTGCAAGCTTATGTTTAACATACGAGATGATGTGGtccatatgtaaatatatatagcgtaaattaaaaatgaataaatatgtacAATGTGCATTAGGAAGAAGGGCACTAGcggctggggagggggggtgcAATCAAGCAAGCACAGGTAGAAGACAGAGCTTGAGTTGCATCTTGGACATCTTTGACACTGGGAGACaggtgaggaggagggagtgtGTTCCTcgaaaaacaaattgaagatgGAACGTCCTGTGTGAAAcaaaccagtttggctggacttcAGAGCACAGGAAGGGAAGTCCAGCTGGGAAGATGGTAATAAAACACTGGATAACAAGATCTGAAAAGACTTCCTTGACAGGCTTGAGTTCTGAGGTGGATGTAATACAATGAAATCCAGTAGGAATAAATGTTCagtcttatacttgggttcaaaaagttGATTTCCCAAGGGAGGGATGGTTAGAAAGcattttgtctgaaaaaaaaaatgaggtgagCAACCAGGACAGTaagtggccttgaggtcacatccTATAAGGATCATTGAAAGTGAtcagaaatgtttattttgtccAGAGGAGAATTGGGAGACCTAATAACTCCTCGAGTGTGTGAAGAAttgtcagaaaaaaatgactgcACGATTGTTCTGTTTGGATATTGAAGAACCAGCAGCTATAGGTAGAAGTTGCAGGGATAAATATAGGCTTgatactgggggagggggaaacttCCTCCAAATTAGAACTGGAGGTTCTCTCAAGCAGAAAgaatggccactgaggtccctaattctgtgattcttaagTTACACAGACATGGTCTATTGagataacaatttaaaaaaataagtcttACTGCCAAGTCGTTTTGGAGATGACCAAGCTCCTCCCGTATGTTGCTGAAGGTGGATAGCACCAGCCGGAGAGACTTGTTGGAGATCTCTCTCATCTGGAAGAGAAGAATGTATTCATTACTTCTACTTTGGCGGGGAGGCATTATTAGTAGGAACTTTCAAAATAGCCAATGCAAGGAGTAGCAAGCCCTGGTGGCCTGGTGCTTTccttcacaagtgaattttattgaCAACCTCGTTAACAACTTTTATGGAAAGACGACCTTTGCATGGTCATTTTGGGCAACCTGAAATCAGCAATGCTGCAAGTTAATTCAAAAGCAAAGAGTCAGCTTTGGTATCTTCTGAAGCAAGCAAAGTTCCCTCTAGCAAATTACTAACCATTACTTTGATTGTTTCTTTAATAAATTACTATCCACATTTaacctcagaaaaataaaatacatctccTTAGGTATGCTGTTAAATGCAAAAACTGCCTGAAGTGACCacaggtttgttttcttttgttgggAATTTCAACTATGTCAGAAATCCCCTCTACCAAGGCAAATTGGAATGGCTGAGGACACTgccaagttaagtgactcacccaaggtcgcAGAGCCAGGATATGTCCAAAAAGAGGGcatgaactcagggcttcctgattttAAGGTTAGCACTATCCACTAGTCCATTCAAGAATACTGAAATACCACCAGGTTTAAGTATGACTGGGTTATAAATATGTAGTTGTTTCAAATTAGGTGAGAAGGCCCcctccttcattcatttatttatctatttaaaagagaaaaggcaagGATTCATAGCCTACCATAAGGGACACTGGCCTGGCAAGTTTTGGGTTCCTTTACCAGCAGGGAATATTTTATTAAACTTCAGTCTCCAAACATCCGAGGTGTAGCCTCTATCTTCACACCACTCCTTCCCCAACCCCAGTCATGGTCTTACTAAAAGTCATCTTAAATTTTAGAGGTTATTAACTCCTAGTCTAAGGATTCAGAAAATAGTAGGTCAGAGATGCATAAAATTAGCAATATTTGCAACAGGACTAAGAAGGAAAACCACTGACCGGCCAGCCAAGTGGCTAGGTAGGAACCAAAGCAGGGAAGAAAAGTCTGCCACAGACCAATGCCCAGTCTCTAGTGTAAAGTTCTACAGGCCATGGACATCAGATCAAAGTTCTAGATAGAGTAGCTGACTTGTACTGCTTCACAGGCTTGTGGGAACAGTCGGCCCCACTGCCTCAGAAGATGGGCTTCTGAGATGGGGGGGGCGCAGGGTAGGGAAAGGGAGCACACCCTGGTTCATCTCACCTGCAGAATGTATCGGATTTGCTGTTTTGTGAACTCTGACAGCCCTTTAGGAATCAAGGCTTCGATGTCTTCTGTctataagagaaagagaaaagctgAACCTGATTCATTTGGGGGACCAGTGGTAAAACCAGCTTGAACTAGAGGGGGGGAGATCATGGATCATTTGAGGGAGTCCTTTAACTTGGATGCAAAAAAAccttagatttttattttcactcacctctaactgaaatttagcattttcttcaattattttaaaaaatgattctgagaagggttagTGCCCATGGGCATGCAGTTAGAAGTCCAGGACACACaagaaggttaagaacccttgatgtAGTCTTAGAAGATCTAACACCAATCTAAAAGGTGTTGTAAACTTACTATATATAGTCCAAAGGATGAGCAAATTCAAGATGTAGAAAACTAAACTAGGAAGGAAGAGAACTAAAAAACTAATTAGATGTTCAGTCATTTGACAATATTGACTAAGGGTCAACATCTGAAAAAGAGTGATTTGGGGATAAAAGTCTATTCAACATTATCCCGTGATGGGCATATCACAAGTCTTCAACAAGTGGTGCTTTTACTGGATGGTAATTAAGGTTTGTTTATTTCAAAAGTAATGAAAACTTTGGAGAACTAGGAAAAATGATAGAATTGCTGCAAACCTTGCTGGAGATACAGGCCAGCATGCTGTATTCTAAGAAAGAAACATCTCTTGTCTAATGCTTGAAGGTTTCTTTCTTCACTACATCCTTGTGCCCTAGTGTTTACACCTACTTTCAGTACTACATTCAGTGACTATGCAATCCATGGTTGCAGAGCTAGTTAAGATTTGAGTCACAGTTAGAATCCCAGGTCTCCTGAGTCCACGTCTACCATACTGCCTCAGTCCTCATTTTTAGGCAATTTTAGacttaataatagtaattaaaatATCCTACTAATTTGTGGAAACAGATGGAAATTTATACAAAAGAAGCAATTACACTTTATTACATTAAAatcaatgttctctctctctttagagTCATTTAGCCACTAAAGACAATTTATTAATATCTGCACTTGTGAAAGAGTTAAATCACTAAAAATTTTTACTCAGAGTTGTAGGTGATTTGGTATGATACACTGTTTCAGAAGATCATTCACGTTAAAATACCATTTGCCACTTATTTAGTTGCTAATAACTTAGATTTCAATTTTCTAAAGTGTTATGTTCTGAGGTGATGAAATTCTGTATCTGGGCTGATACGGCATAACTGAGTACACACAACATTAAATCATAAAGGGACAGCtgttaaaaatgctttatattttcACCAAGTACAAAGTAATCAGTGGTCATACCATTTTCATAGACCAAATGCTCATTACTCATTTGCTCATCCTGGAAAGAAAATGCTGGGGCGCTAACAACTCTGGCCTAAAAACATCCCCAAAGATTCTACTTAGACAATGATGTCATTACCAGTCAATAGACGTTTGATTTTTAAACTTGTGTTTCCTTACCTCATCTGGTGAGTCAATGTCCCGTTTACTACATTGAAGAGAAAATAGACAGTAAGAAATTCTTACTATTAGCATTACTGCTTTCTTTTAGCTAATTTTTTGAATCAATCTAATCACAAAAGAAGCAATTATGAATGAACTCAgtaattgacaaaatgaaaagctTGCCAAGGCCCTGAAGAGCAGAGATGGTAGAGCTGGTCAGCACTTCCCATTTTGTCATCTCAGCTTTAAGGCTAGCCCAGTGCTTTCCCCATTCGCAAGATAAGTGAGTCAGGTAACCACAGCCAGGGCATCTGCCTGAGCCAGCCCTTCCATAGGCATGTCAGTGGCATAGTGACCCCGAAAGTCACTGACAAAGGGAAGTGGGTGTTTTTCGTGCTTCAGGTAATCTGTTGGGCTGTTTGGCTTTCTAGTTCCTTCATGAACAGAGTGGGGATAAGCTTCACTAATTTACTTTCTAGGTTACTGTGTTTAGAATCATCTGGTTAACCTCAGTCTACCCCCACTCATGAAAGTGCTCCCCAATTCACTCCCCCTCAGCGTCCTCCCTAAGCTGACCCCCACCAAAGATGCTAAACCCTGTTTTCATAACATGCCAATAGAGTAATAGGATATTAAGGTCTACATAAATGGTAAGATGTCTGTCCTGAAGGACGACCTCACAAGAATTTGCATTATTTTGATAAGGAACAGTCTTTTATGCTAAAGATTTAGTGGAAGAATTTCAGGCATCCAGAACTCACTGACGCAGCCTGGCTTTCCCGATTGCTTCAATAGAGCTCCACTGGGAACCCCTTAAACCACATTCATTAAGGCAGGCTGGCTTCTCCCCTGTACAAGGCAGTCTCAGAGCAAAATTGCTCTTCTTCAAGGCCAGTACACAtcacgtgtgtgtatacatacatacatacacatacgtatgtatatattttctagaTTCTCTATTTGGTTTACTTAATAGATTCTGTTGCTGTTTGTAAAACTTACTATGTAATGAAACTTAATATAATGaagacaaataaatgaatgtatataaaatgcaattatatacatatataaaatatccaACCCTAACAGAGCAGACCTGAAGACCTTTGTGGAAATCTCTCATTGCCAATAATGATGGTTGGGAATAGTCCTTAACACAGAAAAAGAACTACTTGCTGTGAGTTCTCCAGGGGCATTTGGCCAGGGCAGCTGCATTACAGCACTGAACTCTGGCTCGACAGCACCCAAGAAGCCTACTGTATCCCCAGCTCTGTAACCCATATTGTAATggttagcacacagtaggtattcaaTGAATGTTTATGGAGTGGGTGAATTGTTTTTCTATGTTAAGATCACCACAATGACTTTTTGGCAGTAAGAAATTTTCACAAATGCTTAGGAAAACATCTTTCTTCCCATGGATACCTAAAAAAATGGTTGATATAAGACCTTGAGTTGAGAATAAGAAAAGTATCAAAATGTACCACTACCCCCTTATCTTTCTCCTTCCAACTCTTTCACAATCATTTCTTTACCCTAATTCCCAAACCCAAATTCTCTAGCCTTATGCCATTTTGAGTTTGAAAGGggaaatggagtcacagagtctcCAAGATAGAAGGGCCCTCAGGTCATCTACTTCACTATGCACCTGACCTAGAATTCCTCATTGCAACATAGCAGACCAGTGGTCATTTAGCCTTCCACgaaagacttcctggaagagGGAAACCTCCCACCTCTTGAAGCTTTCCAGTTcacttctggacagctctaattggtAGGAAATTGGCCTCTTTACAACTTCTACCCCTTGGTTTGAGTCCTGCCCTTTGAAGCCAAGAAGAACAAATAGAAACCTTCTGCATGGCTACCCTTTGCAAGTACTTGTACCCAGGTATTGCTTTCCTGCCCAGTCTTATTCAGGTTACACATTCCTGGTTCTTTGAGCTGATCCTCAGATGCCATGATCTTGAGGCCCTTTCACTACCATGATCACTCTTCAGCCTGCTCAGATGTGTTGCTCCAAATAGAAAACAGTACTCAGTGATATGACCAGGGAAGAGTACATGAGGaatatcacctccttattcctggaaactaTGCCATTTAATGTAGCCTAAGAACATGGGTTTAGAGCTGACAGGTCATTTAGgcc is a window from the Notamacropus eugenii isolate mMacEug1 chromosome X, mMacEug1.pri_v2, whole genome shotgun sequence genome containing:
- the POF1B gene encoding protein POF1B, yielding MMTSSYWSESSSSCGPPQRPEPLHIPPQQPEKNVVYERVRTYSGPMNKVVQALDPLGSPAEVLSPLRTSSSYQNLVWSSDHSQELHSPTLKVATCVPSTLHVTHNIEQDLHSPTVKVTTYPQTTIRRYIVQNPDQEPLSPFLRGGHFFPGNNVIYEKTVRKVEKLNPDQECYPQIQCQHHVVQQPQIVQAQLCQPSHSTQQTQVITGSNSIATNTGNELCYSGSQQTHEQVTFVQEDGPEKLDPKYFGELLADLSRKNTDLYHCLLEHLQKIGGSKRDIDSPDETEDIEALIPKGLSEFTKQQIRYILQMREISNKSLRLVLSTFSNIREELGHLQNDLASLENDKIRLEKDLAFKETQIKEYEALLASVRANNRQQQQGLQDSTLKCRTLEETILSLRHGQSDMEYRLKELEYCKRNLEQENKNLRVQVSETCTGPVLQAKMDEIGNHYMEMVKNLRMEKDREICKLRAQLNQFQKDVSRREGSCSDYQLKLHELTHLLEEKDCLLKRQAEELSKLRQEKYSSHNQTSGTGRTTITTTKKYRTQYPILGLLYDDYEYIPPGSDTQTVIIEKTEDKWTSP